In Miscanthus floridulus cultivar M001 chromosome 5, ASM1932011v1, whole genome shotgun sequence, one genomic interval encodes:
- the LOC136449860 gene encoding coatomer subunit beta-2, whose translation MEKPCSLLVHFDKGSAAMANEIKADLEGGDGPAKADAMRRAISLLLNGETLPQLFITIVRYVLPSEDHTVQKLLLLYLEIIDRRDPAGRALPEMILICQNLRNNLQSPNEYIRGVTLRFLCRLSEPEVLEPLVPSVLANLEHRHHFIRRHAVSAVSAIYRLPHGDQLIPDAPELVERFLASEQDASARRNAFLMLCACAQDRAVAYLLSNADRVAEWPDLLQMAVVDLIHKVCRSQNRANKGRYITIITSLLSTPSTAVVYECAGALVSLSSAPTAVRAAANTYCQLLSSQSDNNVKLILLDRLNELRTSHRDVMVGVVMDVLRALASPNLDVKRKVLDLVLDLLTTRNVEEVVLYLKKEVVKTQAGDLEKGGEYRQMLVQAIHACAVEYPEVAGSVVHLLMDFLGDTNVAAAVDVVLFVREIIETNPKLRVSMIQRLIDTFYQIRASRVCSCALWILGEYSLSLSEVESAIATIKQCLGDLPFYTVSDEGEATDSAKPAQAVVNSVTVSSRRPVVLADGTYATQSAATETISTPSVAPGSLASTLNLRSLILSGDFFLAAVVSCTLTKLVLRLEEVQPSKVESNKACTGALLIMTSILQLGQSSYLPHPIDNDSYDRIVLCVRLLCNTGDDVRKIWLQSCRQSFAKMLAEKQFRETEEMKAKAQISHAQPDDLIDFYHLKSRKGMSQLELEDEVHDDLKAATGGFTKDADDANKLNRILQLTGFSDPVYAEAFVTVHHYDIVLDVTVINRTKETLQNLCLELATMGDLKLVDRPQNYTLAPESSKQIRANIKVSSTETGVIFGNIVYETSNVMERSVVVLNDIHIDIMDYISPATCADVTFRNMWAEFEWENKVAVNTVIQDEKEFLNHIIKSTNMKCLTPPSVLDGECGFLAANLYAKSVFDEDALVNISIEKQHDGKLSGYIRIRSKTQGIALSLGDKITLKQKGGS comes from the exons ATGGAGAAGCCATGCTCTCTCCTGGTCCACTTCGACAAGGGCTCGGCCGCGATGGCGAACGAGATCAAGGCGGATCTGGAGGGCGGCGATGGCCCCGCCAAGGCCGACGCCATGCGCCGCGCCATCTCGCTCCTCCTCAACGGCGAGACCCTCCCGCAGCTCTTCATCACCATCGTCCGCTACGTGCTCCCCTCCGAGGACCACACCGTGCagaagctgctcctcctctacctCGAGATCATTGACCGCCGGGATCCGGCCGGCCGCGCCCTGCCGGAGATGATCCTCATCTGCCAGAACCTCCGCAACAACCTCCAGAGCCCCAACGAGTACATCCGCGGCGTCACGCTGCGGTTCCTCTGCAGACTCTCCGAGCCCGAGGTGCTGGAGCCGCTCGTCCCGTCCGTGCTTGCGAACCTCGAGCACAGGCACCACTTCATCAGGAGACACGCCGTCTCCGCGGTTTCCGCGATCTACCGACTCCCGCATGGTGACCAGCTCATCCCCGACGCGCCGGAGCTCGTCGAGCGGTTCCTCGCGTCTGAGCAGGACGCCTCCGCGCGGAGGAACGCATTCCTCATGCTCTGTGCCTGCGCACAGGACCGCGCCGTCGCCTACCTGCTCTCCAACGCCGACCGAGTCGCTGAGTGGCCCGATCTGCTGCAGATGGCCGTTGTGGATCTCATCCACAAGGTCTGCCGATCCCAGAACCGCGCCAACAAGGGCAGGTATATCACCATCATTACCTCGCTACTCTCCACGCCCAGCACGGCGGTTGTTTATGAATGTGCTGGCGCCCTGGTGTCACTCTCTTCAGCGCCCACGGCTGTGCGAGCCGCTGCCAACACCTACTGCCAGTTGCTCTCGTCGCAGAGTGACAACAATGTGAAGCTCATTCTACTGGATCGCCTCAACGAGTTGCGCACCTCGCACCGGGATGTCATGGTGGGGGTGGTGATGGACGTGCTTCGTGCACTGGCCAGCCCCAACTTAGATGTCAAGAGAAAGGTTCTTGATTTAGTGCTTGATCTGCTCACCACACGTAACGTCGAGGAGGTGGTGCTTTATCTGAAGAAGGAGGTGGTCAAGACACAGGCAGGAGACCTCGAGAAGGGTGGCGAGTACCGCCAGATGCTGGTGCAGGCCATCCATGCCTGCGCTGTTGAGTACCCAGAGGTGGCTGGGTCTGTAGTGCACCTGCTCATGGACTTTCTTGGTGACACCAATGTTGCTGCAGCTGTTGATGTTGTGCTGTTTGTACGTGAGATCATTGAGACCAATCCGAAGCTGCGTGTTTCCATGATCCAGAGGCTGATTGATACATTCTATCAGATTCGGGCATCCCGGGTCTGCTCATGTGCTCTCTGGATCCTTGGGGAGTACTCCCTCTCTCTATCAGAGGTTGAAAGCGCCATTGCTACCATTAAACAATGTCTTGGGGATCTACCATTCTACACTGTCTCTGATGAAGGGGAGGCAACTGATTCCGCCAAGCCAGCCCAGGCAGTGGTGAACTCTGTCACTGTATCTTCCAGGCGGCCTGTTGTTCTTGCAGATGGCACCTATGCCACACAGAGTGCTGCTACCGAGACCATTTCGACTCCATCAGTTGCTCCTGGATCATTAGCATCAACCCTGAACCTCAGATCACTCATTCTGTCAGGTGATTTCTTCCTGGCTGCTGTTGTTTCATGTACCCtgaccaagcttgtgttgaggcTGGAAGAAGTGCAGCCATCTAAGGTTGAATCAAACAAGGCTTGCACCGGAGCATTGCTGATCATGACATCGATTCTGCAGTTGGGCCAGTCTTCTTACCTCCCCCACCCGATTGATAATGATTCATATGATAGGATTGTGCTGTGTGTGAGATTGCTTTGCAATACTGGTGACGATGTCAGGAAGATTTGGTTGCAGTCATGCAGACAGAGCTTTGCGAAAATGCTTGCAGAGAAGCAGTTCAGGGAGacagaggagatgaaggcaaaggCTCAGATCTCTCATGCCCAGCCAGATGATCTTATTGATTTTTACCACCTGAAGAGCAGGAAG GGCATGAGCCAGCTTGAGTTGGAAGATGAGGTGCATGATGATTTGAAGGCTGCAACTGGTGGATTTACTAAGGATGCAGATGATGCAAACAAGCTCAACCGCATTCTTCAGTTGACTGGTTTCAGTGATCCTGTGTATGCTGAAGCATTTGTAACAGTTCACCATTATGACATTGTACTTGATGTTACTGTAATTAACCGTACAAAGGAGACACTTCAGAACTTGTGCTTGGAATTGGCTACAATGGGAGACCTCAAACTTGTTGATCGCCCTCAGAACTACACCTTGGCTCCTGAGTCTAGCAAACAGATCCGTGCTAATATCAAGGTTTCATCAACAGAGACTGGAGTTATATTTGGCAACATAGTTTATGAGACTTCAAATGTGATGGAACGATCAGTGGTTGTCCTAAATGATATTCACATCGACATCATGGATTACATCTCACCTGCTACGTGTGCTGATGTTACTTTCCGGAACATGTGGGCAGAATTTGAATGGGAAAATAAG GTTGCAGTGAATACTGTGATTCAGGATGAGAAGGAATTCTTGAATCACATTATCAAGTCAACAAACATGAAGTGTCTGACACCACC GTCTGTACTAGACGGAGAATGTGGTTTCCTTGCTGCTAATCTTTATGCAAAGAGTGTGTTTGACGAGGATGCTTTGGTGAACATCAGCATTGAGAAGCAGCATGATGGCAAGCTCAGTGGTTACATCCGAATAAGGAGCAAGACCCAGGGAATTGCACTCAGCTTAGGGGACAAGATTACCCTTAAGCAGAAGGGTGGCAGTTAA